DNA sequence from the Devosia lacusdianchii genome:
AACAGGTCATCGAAACCATCCTGCGCCACCGCAAGGTCACCCGCGCCCAGGCCCGCGCCCGCGCCATCGAACTGTTCGAACTGGTCCGTATCCCCTCGGCCGCCGAACGCCTCAAATCCTACCCACATGAATTCTCCGGCGGCATGCGCCAGCGCGTCATGATCGCCATCGCGTTATCCTGCGACCCAAAACTGCTGATCGCCGACGAACCCACTACCGCGCTCGACGTCACCATCCAGCGCCAGATCCTCGGCCTGCTGAAAGACCTGCAGAAGCGCCTGGGCATGGCCATCATCCTCATCACCCACGATCTCGGCGTCATCGCCGAAGTCACCGACCGCATCGTCGTCATGTATGGCGGCCTCATGATGGAAACCGGCCCCGTCCGCGACCTCTTCGCCACGCCGATGCACCCCTATACACAAGGGTTGCTCGCCTCGGTCCCCGACCTGCGCGACGACACCCACAAGCGCCTGACGCCCATCCCCGGTAGCCCGCCCGACATGGCCCATCCGCCAACGGGCTGCCCCTTCACCCCAAGATGCCCCCACGCCATGCGCCAATGCGCAGCCGCCCTGCCGCCGATTTTCGGCGAAGGGCAGGGCGCAAGATGCTGGCTCCACCACCCGGATGCCCCGCCATCTTCCCTTCTCCCCCTCGTGGGAGAAGGTGCCCGAAGGGCGGATGAGGGGGCCTTGTCATGACCACCAGCCCAACCACAGCCGCGATCGAACCCCTCCCCCTGTCAGGGGGAGGTCGGGAGGGGGTATCCTCTTCGACCCAACCCCTCGTCTCCATCCGCAACCTCACCAAGCACTTCTCCGTTGGCCGAAACCTCTTCGGCCCGAAACCCACCCTCCGCGCCGTTGACGGCGTCGACCTCGACATCGTCAGGGGCGAAACCCTGGGCCTCGTCGGCGAATCCGGCTGTGGCAAGTCCACGCTCGCCCGCACCCTGATTCGCCTCTATCAGCCCACTTCCGGCCAGATGCTGTTCGATGGCGTCGATGTCGCCGCCGCCTCCGAGCGCGACCTCGTGCCATTCCGCCGCCGCGTGCAAATGATCTTCCAGGACCCCTACGCGTCCCTCAACGGCCGGATGACCGTTCGCGATCTCATCGCCGAGCCGCTCGAAATCGCCCGCATCGGCACCCCGGCCTCGCGTACCGCAAAAGTCCACGAGCTGCTGGCCCGCGTCGGCCTCCATGCCGACCACGCCAATCGCTTCGCCCACGAATTCTCCGGCGGCCAGCGCCAGCGCATCGGCATTGCCCGGGCCATCGCGCTGGAGCCCGATCTGGTCATCTGCGACGAGCCCATCTCGGCGCTCGACGTCTCGGTGCAGGCCCAGGTCGTCAATATGCTGGAAGACCTGCAGGACCAGCTCGGCCTGACCTACCTGTTCATCACCCACGATCTCAGCATGGTCCGCCACATTTCCGATCGCATCGGCGTCATGTATCTCGGCAAGATCGTCGAACTGGCTTCCAATACCGATCTCTACCGCCGACCCAGTCACCCCTACACCCAGGCGCTGCTGGCCTCGATCCCGGTGCCCGACCCTACCGCAGCGCGCCCGGCCGATCCGGTGCGCGGCGAAATCCCCAGCCCCATGGCTATCCCCTCCGGCTGCCGCTTCCGCACCCGCTGCCCCATGGCGACGGACCTGTGCGCCAGGGTCGAACCCGATCTCAGAGATATCGGCGGGGGCCATCTTGCCGCCTGTCACTATGCCGGGGATGCGGTGCCCAATAGGGCGGCGTAAGCTGACGCAAGAATACTGCCAGCAAACCACCAGCTTGCTGGCGGCAAATACAACGAAAGGGCCGGAAGAACCGTCCCCAAAACAAGGAGAGAAAGCATGACCAAGCATTTCCTGCCGCTGCTCACAGCGGCCTTCCTCGCCACCACATCAGGCGCTTTCGCCGCGGGTGAACTGACCTATGTGGTCAATAACGAGTCCGCCAAATACGATCCCGGCACCACTGCCGAGACCTTTGCCGCGCCCATCATCGGCAACACCTTTGAAGGCCTCGTTCGCT
Encoded proteins:
- a CDS encoding ABC transporter ATP-binding protein, which translates into the protein MTTSPTTAAIEPLPLSGGGREGVSSSTQPLVSIRNLTKHFSVGRNLFGPKPTLRAVDGVDLDIVRGETLGLVGESGCGKSTLARTLIRLYQPTSGQMLFDGVDVAAASERDLVPFRRRVQMIFQDPYASLNGRMTVRDLIAEPLEIARIGTPASRTAKVHELLARVGLHADHANRFAHEFSGGQRQRIGIARAIALEPDLVICDEPISALDVSVQAQVVNMLEDLQDQLGLTYLFITHDLSMVRHISDRIGVMYLGKIVELASNTDLYRRPSHPYTQALLASIPVPDPTAARPADPVRGEIPSPMAIPSGCRFRTRCPMATDLCARVEPDLRDIGGGHLAACHYAGDAVPNRAA
- a CDS encoding ABC transporter ATP-binding protein — protein: MSQPILSVRDLTTSFFSQRGEVQAVRGVSFDVHPGEILGIVGESGSGKSITCMSILRLLKSTGRIKGGSAMFDGQDLMALDQDDLRDIRGNKIGMIFQDPMTSLNPTLTVGEQVIETILRHRKVTRAQARARAIELFELVRIPSAAERLKSYPHEFSGGMRQRVMIAIALSCDPKLLIADEPTTALDVTIQRQILGLLKDLQKRLGMAIILITHDLGVIAEVTDRIVVMYGGLMMETGPVRDLFATPMHPYTQGLLASVPDLRDDTHKRLTPIPGSPPDMAHPPTGCPFTPRCPHAMRQCAAALPPIFGEGQGARCWLHHPDAPPSSLLPLVGEGARRADEGALS